A stretch of DNA from Solea solea chromosome 11, fSolSol10.1, whole genome shotgun sequence:
TTAAAATACAAAACTTTGACTtataaataagcattttataaaGTGGTTAAGTGGTTATACTCATTCATCTTATGAGTGAGCTCCTTTTGGAAAACGCGTTAgcggaaagtgttttatttctatatCGACTTTACACTCCtctattttgttttcataatatGCTGTAAAGCTCGTTAAAATATAGTGTCAGGGTTTATTTACCTTGTTCAGTGTCCTCTGCTCCGTCACAGCATCTTTTAAGCAGACACAGAAGCGGCTTCACTTTTTCTGCTCTGTTACTCAAACACCGACTCTGGGACATCTGTTTCAGTCAACTCCACTTTCTAaataaaagggggggggggcgcttCACTGAACTGTGCTAAATTATTTATATCGTAACTAATTTcctctcactttttcttttaacgTTTACGTGTAATCTCTCTCTTTAAAACTATGCACACTCACTTAAAATAAttttgagagagaaaagtgagaTCATTTCTCAAAATCAAGGACTCTTGTTTGAATGGTTCGGTCCGACGCTGCTGACTCCGGCACGCTCTGAGGTGAATACATAGCACGCGCCTCGCTGAGggggcttttaatttgaaaggacACACAAAAGTTGAATAGCCCGAGGCAGAGTTTTCTCTAAAGAAGAAAGGGCTACGAAAGAATGAAAAAGACCCAGAACAGCTGGCAGCTTGGTGATGGACACTTCTTCCTTCCaccatgaagaagaaaataaaagaaaaacagtgactAAATTGTTCGATTTGGACCAATTTTAGCCACCATTTTCATAGAATACatcataacatttatttatttatttgccatttgatttctttatttgtgtttgagttttaagtttattttataattgtatgctaaatgtaatgtatgtgtaagacttttattttattttgttactttcaGACTAGGCACCTTCTAAGGCTTTGTTCAAGGACTTTATTAACGGTCAATAAATCATCTGTTGTATGTCATTAATAACGTTTAGTTGGTTCAATCCTCCTCaacttgtaaaaatgtaatactgGTCTGTTCTACTGTACATGTAGATATTAATCTGACTACTTCTTTCACTATTGATCTGCCTGCTGCCAGTGGCTTCAATGATTATTCCAAATGTCTCCAGTGCTTTAACCAGGCCCTTGGGTATTCCCAGCCAATATACCCTAAAAAGCCTCCTCCAGATGGCCTGAGCTTTCTCCTCTCAACCCGTGATGGAATGAAAAGATCAACTAATTAAACAAAGTCCCATATCCATGTGAAAGAACCACAAGAGTCCTAGGGGAGAAGAGCAGCATGAAAATCAGTCCCCAGTGCTTTGAGTTGTGTCCAACAACACATTGCATCTCTGCAAaccataaaatgtttatttccacagcacacagaaacactgaagtTAAAACGTCATGACAAAAACGTACAAAGAGACTTGTCAATCTGTAACACTCTGGGATCTCTACTGCTACAAAAACAGTTCTGTTGATAAATGTGACTGATAGCAATCCCACAACAGTGAGTCTTTTTTAATAAGAGGCTTGGCCGATGAAGCATGCAGAGTTGatttgaaaaagacaaaaaaagaaagtaggCTACATTGACCATAGAAGACATGGAAATAAATCAGCTTGTGAGCTGTCATTTAGTTTTCACTTAACAAACACAGAtccaaatatttatatattataattataattaccaACATTCCAACATCAGAAACAAAGTAGTGCTTGTAAAAAAGATATTCTGAACATAGAAGATTATCACAAATATTCTGGTATTTCtaaacagaatttaaaaatcACTTCAGAGATGAGAATCCAGATGATGCCtctctgatttatttttatgcaaCAAATGAAACAGAAAGTTTTGCGGCCACTATGGTGAGACGCGGCAGGGGCTGATAGGAGCTTTTGGGCCTCACTGCTCAAATGTCTGTGTGCGCCTCAGGTTGTCCTTCACACGGACAAACTCTGGAATCTTCTGCTGGTTCTCCCGCTGCCTGATCTCCTCTTGCTCGTACTGGAAAAACAAAGTACAAGTCAGTGTATCTGCTTTCAGCCAGTGTCATTCACTTCATACATCATCCAGCTGCTCTAGACCAAGAGCACTTTTCTACATTTCAAATAATGGTTTAAAGGGAGAGTATTACAGCCCCAGGGTGTAGAATCAGTTCCAAAATCTTGTGGGTATTTGATACTATTATACAAATGTTTCCGTTCCGGCTGTCTTTACATAAGTAAAAGTTAATGTAACAATGTCAGAGAATTCTACCACAAGCACAAGTCATGCTCCTAACTGTGAAGTATTATTAAATATGcactttaaatattaaatgggCCCTGTGATGTATAATTACTGTATgactataaaaaaacacacttttattttaaaatgatgtgaaatatcatcatgatcATTGTTATTGCgatgtctttttctcaaaaggttggactttttttcacttaaaCGGCaccctactgaccaaactagacactcagtgacATTTGAGTTTAAAACCCTTGCTATAGAccagtgttattttattattgttgttgtgttagttCTACTTAAAACTTTTAACTGGACATGTTAGTCCAACTTAATGGTGCTGAAGTAAATTTCGTAGTTCAAATTCGTAAATATTAGATAATACTAATCAGAGAGGAATCAGTCTGCACTTGTGCCACAGTTCCCACCCCGActtaaaaatggcaaaataatAGAAGAACCCAATACACAGAAGACAGCAGTAATAAATCGTGACAAAATCCAGTTCAGTACATTTGTTAAATGGATGTTAGGAATACTAGCAACTACCCACCAGCTAAAGTGGAAACTGCCTAATACTAATAAGATAAAAGTGGACATGTTATCGGCACCTAGTGTAGACAGATGTAGGTGGACACGCTTCTTTCAATAAATAGATTCCCCACTAttgcttgtatactgggacagtAGCCCGACAGTATAGCAGTAGCCCAACTGAATGACATACTAGTCTATAACCACCACTGGTATTGGCACTGGCCATTAaaatcacaacattttaaacttttgaGGTAACACTTCCACCAACTGTGTATTCTGAGCAAAACTGAATATATGTTTCATAGTTTCTAGGTTAAGGGTCTCTGAGGATTGTGCTTCCGACCTCTTGCAGCTTTTGCTGCCTCTTGTGAAGCTCTCTCTCCAGGTCTGAGGGCCTCCTCTGtgccatctcctcctccttgtgCAGCTCCAGCCTACGCTGCTCCAACACTCGCTCCAGCTCCGGTTTCCCCTCCTGCAGCAGCCCCCTGCAGCATCAGCCACAGTTACCCACAGTGCACTGCTCCATTTCAAATGCTGAGAAGATCAAAGATGTTTGTACCTTTTATGGCTGAGCAGCAGCTCCCTGTGCAGGTTCTGGTAGCTTGGTGTTTCCACTGAGGAGCCACTCAGTTTCCTGGGCTGAACAGACTCATCACCGCTCCAGTCTGCTGTGGACTGATGGAACAGCACAGGGTGGCCACCAGAATTCTCTGTGGAGAACAGAGCAGTAAATGTCACTATTGACAATTTTACCCCTGAGAGCTGACAAAACCTGTCATTAAATGTTATATTGTGCATGGCCGACGTTAAATAAAGTAATTTCctgaactaaaataaaaaagtaactgAACATTTGTTCATCCGTTGAGTCACAAAGTCAAATTTAGCAAAGACAAAGATGATTTGAGCTTCATAATCTGCTATTCACGTATGGAACCAGTCCGTTTTT
This window harbors:
- the zgc:195245 gene encoding protein FAM107B; the encoded protein is MEGSTPKKKPGYGRHKKENSGGHPVLFHQSTADWSGDESVQPRKLSGSSVETPSYQNLHRELLLSHKRGLLQEGKPELERVLEQRRLELHKEEEMAQRRPSDLERELHKRQQKLQEYEQEEIRQRENQQKIPEFVRVKDNLRRTQTFEQ